A window of the Aquarana catesbeiana isolate 2022-GZ linkage group LG05, ASM4218655v1, whole genome shotgun sequence genome harbors these coding sequences:
- the PLEKHF2 gene encoding pleckstrin homology domain-containing family F member 2, with amino-acid sequence MVDRLANSEANAKRINVVEGCFGTAGQPLAIEGRVLIGEGVLTKLCRKKPKARQFFLFNDILVYGNIVIQKKKYNKQHIIPLENVTIDTIPDEGDLRNGWLIKTPTKSFAVYAATATEKSEWMNHINKCVYDLISKSGKTPNSEHAAVWIPDSEAHTCMRCKKVKFTPVNRRHHCRKCGFVICGPCSEKRFLLPNQASKAVRVCDFCYDRLSSGDLSSNQSTRSDSLSSSPKTTNHLSDDDDDDDDSSD; translated from the coding sequence ATGGTGGATCGTCTAGCAAACAGCGAAGCCAATGCAAAGCGTATCAATGTAGTGGAAGGCTGCTTTGGAACAGCTGGCCAACCACTGGCTATCGAAGGCAGAGTTCTCATTGGGGAAGGTGTGTTAACAAAACTCTGCAGGAAGAAACCAAAAGCCCGGCAGTTCTTTCTGTTCAATGACATTTTGGTGTATGGCAATATTGTTATTCAAAAGAAGAAGTACAACAAACAGCACATAATCCCTCTTGAAAATGTTACAATAGACACCATACCAGATGAGGGGGACTTGCGCAATGGGTGGCTCATCAAAACCCCTACCAAATCGTTTGCAGTGTACGCTGCCACCGCAACAGAAAAGTCCGAATGGATGAATCATATCAACAAGTGTGTTTACGATCTGATTTCCAAAAGTGGAAAGACCCCAAATAGCGAACATGCGGCCGTGTGGATTCCAGATTCTGAGGCTCATACTTGCATGCGCTGTAAGAAAGTGAAGTTTACACCCGTTAACCGGAGACATCACTGTCGGAAATGTGGCTTTGTCATTTGTGGACCTTGCTCTGAGAAAAGGTTCCTTTTGCCGAACCAGGCTTCAAAGGCCGTACGGGTTTGTGATTTCTGCTACGACCGCTTGTCTAGCGGAGATTTGTCTTCCAATCAGTCGACCAGATCAGACTCCCTATCCAGTTCCCCCAAAACAACCAATCACCTGTCTGATGATGACGACGATGATGATGACAGCAGTGACTGA